One genomic region from uncultured Cohaesibacter sp. encodes:
- a CDS encoding F0F1 ATP synthase subunit gamma gives MPSLKDLKNRIASVKATQKITKAMQMVAAAKLRRAQSAAENARPYAERMSEVLANVAARCAMDESTPKLLAGTGSDQTHLLLVCTAERGLCGGFNSSIARLARDKARALKAEGKTVKMICVGSKGFDALKSEFGDDIIEVVDMRDLKHIRFSDAEVRIGRPILNKFEKGEFDVCTLFYAQFQSVVTQVPTAQQIIPAVFEEVESEGSHASGAVYVYEPDEEEILLDLLPRNVSVQVYHALLENGASEQGARMSAMDNATRNAGEMIGKLEMSYNRQRQAQITNELIEIISGAEAL, from the coding sequence ATGCCAAGCCTTAAGGACCTCAAGAATCGTATCGCCTCGGTTAAGGCGACTCAGAAGATCACCAAAGCCATGCAGATGGTGGCGGCCGCAAAACTCCGTCGTGCCCAGAGCGCGGCGGAAAATGCGCGGCCTTATGCCGAACGCATGAGCGAGGTGCTGGCCAACGTGGCAGCGCGGTGTGCGATGGATGAATCGACACCAAAGCTGCTGGCAGGAACCGGATCTGATCAGACCCACCTGCTGTTGGTTTGTACCGCTGAACGTGGTCTTTGCGGTGGCTTCAACTCTTCTATCGCGCGTCTTGCGCGCGATAAGGCCCGTGCTTTGAAAGCTGAGGGCAAGACAGTCAAGATGATCTGCGTCGGGAGCAAAGGCTTTGACGCACTCAAGAGCGAATTTGGTGATGACATCATCGAAGTCGTTGATATGCGGGATTTGAAACATATCCGCTTCAGCGACGCAGAAGTCCGCATCGGACGCCCGATTTTGAACAAGTTCGAAAAAGGCGAATTCGATGTTTGCACGCTCTTTTATGCTCAGTTCCAATCTGTGGTGACACAGGTGCCAACCGCGCAGCAGATCATTCCCGCTGTTTTTGAAGAGGTCGAGAGCGAAGGGTCTCATGCATCCGGTGCAGTATATGTCTATGAACCGGATGAGGAAGAAATCCTTTTGGATCTTCTACCGAGAAACGTATCGGTTCAGGTTTACCATGCGCTTCTTGAAAATGGTGCTTCTGAGCAGGGTGCTCGCATGTCCGCTATGGACAATGCTACGCGCAATGCTGGCGAAATGATTGGCAAACTGGAAATGTCATACAACCGTCAGCGTCAGGCTCAGATCACGAATGAATTGATTGAAATCATCTCGGGTGCTGAGGCGCTCTGA
- the atpA gene encoding F0F1 ATP synthase subunit alpha has product MDIRAAEISAILKEQIKNFGTDAHVSEVGQVLSVGDGIARIYGLDNVQAGEMVEFPGGMRGMALNLEMDNVGVVLFGDDRGVKEGDVVKRTGAIVDVPVGKGLLGRVVDPLGNPIDGKGPIEADERRRVDVKAPGIIPRKSVHEPMQTGLKAVDALIPIGRGQRELIIGDRQTGKTAIALDAILNQKSVNDSGEESEKLYCVYVAIGQKRSTVAQFVKTLEENGALEYSIIVAATASDPAPMQYLAPFAGCAMGEFFRDNGMHSLLVYDDLTKQAVAYRQMSLLLRRPPGREAYPGDVFYLHSRLLERAAKLNEDNGSGSMTALPVIETQANDVSAFIPTNVISITDGQIFLETDLFYQGVRPAVNVGLSVSRVGSSAQIKAMKQVAGPIKGELAQYREMAAFAQFGSDLDATTQRLLNRGARLTELLKQPQFSPLRVEEQVAVIYAGVNGYLDTIEVSQVRSFEEGLLSVMRNEHKDVLEAIREKKALDDEITSKLKAAVDGFAKNFA; this is encoded by the coding sequence ATGGATATTCGGGCCGCGGAAATTTCCGCAATCCTCAAAGAGCAGATCAAAAACTTCGGTACAGACGCTCATGTCTCCGAAGTTGGTCAGGTTCTGTCTGTTGGTGACGGTATCGCCCGCATCTATGGTCTGGATAATGTCCAGGCCGGTGAGATGGTGGAATTCCCTGGTGGAATGCGCGGTATGGCGCTCAACCTTGAAATGGACAATGTCGGCGTCGTGCTGTTTGGCGATGACCGCGGCGTTAAGGAAGGCGATGTGGTCAAAAGGACCGGCGCCATCGTTGACGTACCTGTCGGCAAGGGCCTTCTGGGCCGTGTCGTTGATCCGCTCGGAAACCCAATTGATGGTAAAGGCCCGATCGAGGCCGACGAACGCCGTCGTGTGGATGTGAAAGCGCCGGGCATTATCCCGCGTAAATCCGTTCATGAACCAATGCAGACGGGCCTGAAGGCCGTGGACGCCTTGATCCCGATCGGTCGTGGACAGCGCGAGCTGATCATTGGTGACCGTCAGACCGGTAAAACCGCGATTGCTCTTGACGCGATCCTGAACCAGAAGTCGGTCAACGACTCTGGCGAGGAAAGCGAAAAACTCTATTGCGTTTATGTTGCTATTGGTCAGAAGCGCTCCACCGTTGCCCAGTTCGTGAAAACGCTGGAAGAAAACGGGGCGCTGGAATATTCGATCATCGTGGCTGCTACGGCTTCCGATCCTGCTCCAATGCAGTATCTGGCTCCGTTTGCCGGTTGCGCCATGGGCGAATTCTTCCGTGACAATGGCATGCATTCGCTTCTGGTTTATGATGACCTGACCAAGCAGGCCGTGGCTTATCGCCAGATGTCCCTGCTGCTTCGCCGCCCACCAGGGCGTGAAGCTTACCCAGGTGACGTGTTCTATCTGCATTCTCGTCTGCTGGAACGCGCTGCGAAGCTGAACGAAGACAATGGCTCTGGCTCCATGACCGCTCTGCCGGTTATTGAAACCCAGGCAAACGACGTGTCTGCGTTCATTCCGACCAACGTGATTTCCATTACCGATGGTCAGATCTTCCTGGAAACCGATTTGTTCTATCAGGGTGTTCGTCCTGCTGTGAACGTTGGTCTGTCCGTGTCCCGCGTAGGCTCTTCGGCACAGATCAAGGCCATGAAACAGGTTGCCGGCCCGATTAAGGGTGAATTGGCACAGTATCGTGAAATGGCCGCGTTTGCGCAGTTCGGGTCCGACCTTGATGCCACAACCCAGCGCTTGCTGAACCGTGGTGCCCGTTTGACCGAGCTTTTGAAACAGCCGCAATTCTCTCCGCTTCGGGTGGAAGAACAGGTTGCTGTGATCTATGCCGGTGTGAACGGTTATCTGGACACCATCGAAGTTAGCCAGGTTCGCTCGTTCGAAGAAGGTCTGCTTTCCGTGATGCGCAATGAGCACAAGGATGTGCTGGAAGCCATTCGCGAGAAGAAGGCTCTCGATGACGAAATTACATCTAAACTGAAGGCGGCGGTCGACGGTTTCGCAAAGAATTTTGCGTAA
- a CDS encoding F0F1 ATP synthase subunit delta: MTDTNSEVSGVAERYARALFDLALEEKAIDAVEADLARIEAIMDESEDFMRLVESPVFTADEQLSAVSALLDKVGMSGTVGNFVRVVAQNRRLFSLPGIIKAFRKILSIHRGEQVAEVTSAQPLGDDDLAALKASLKEALGKDIAIHAKVDADILGGLVVKVGSRMIDSSVRTKLNSLKIALKEVG, encoded by the coding sequence GTGACAGATACAAATTCAGAAGTTTCAGGAGTGGCCGAACGTTACGCTCGCGCGTTGTTCGATCTTGCTCTCGAAGAAAAGGCAATCGATGCGGTGGAAGCTGATCTTGCACGCATTGAAGCCATCATGGATGAAAGTGAAGATTTCATGCGGCTTGTTGAAAGCCCTGTCTTCACTGCTGACGAGCAACTCTCGGCTGTTTCAGCGCTTTTGGACAAGGTCGGCATGTCTGGCACTGTCGGAAACTTTGTTCGTGTCGTTGCTCAAAATCGCCGGCTGTTCTCTCTGCCGGGAATAATTAAAGCTTTTCGCAAAATCCTTTCCATCCATCGTGGTGAGCAGGTGGCAGAAGTCACGTCCGCTCAGCCTTTGGGCGATGACGACTTGGCCGCGCTCAAAGCGTCGCTCAAGGAAGCGTTGGGCAAGGATATTGCAATTCATGCCAAGGTCGATGCAGATATTCTGGGCGGCCTTGTTGTAAAAGTAGGCTCGCGGATGATTGACTCATCTGTGCGCACAAAACTCAACTCGCTCAAGATTGCACTGAAAGAGGTCGGCTGA
- a CDS encoding primosomal protein N': MSSKRQIVSVLVPVYVDSCYSYRVPIDSPSLFGDETGRGFDGGLEPGQLVRVPLGPRSVLGVVWDDPSEFSDEARLKDIQEVYHGVRLSEDFRKFIDWIAQYTLAQRGMVLRMVLRGEDALLPPKPVDAFRLTGEAPERMTKARARVLEAMEGGLAETKAAIAERAGVSSSVVDGLVKGGTLTPCQLPPPALMEPPQADFAPPALSDLQAEAAEEIRKIVEAQAFEGVLLDGVTGSGKTEVYFEAVAEALRQGKQILILVPEIALTDAFLRRFESRFGVRPGEWHSGQAQRYKNLVWRGVATGDVQVVVGARSSLMLPFRDLGLIVVDEEHDGAYKQEDRVIYNARDMSVVRGHLSGFPVILASATPSVESRNNADQGRYRHIRLPSRYGGQSMPDISLIDMRANPPEKGSWLSPVLIDAVNETIEAGQQSLLFLNRRGYAPLTLCRTCGHRFQCPNCSTWLVEHRFRKQLVCHHCGHSEPVPTVCPSCGDEHSLVACGPGVERIAEEAASRWSDHKIVILSSDLIHGVQQLRAELDLIASGEADIVIGTQLVAKGHNFPAMTLVGVIDADLGLAHGDLRAGEKVFQTLAQVTGRAGRVLGQGRGLLQSYVPDHPVIAALAKGDREEFYTYELDQRRKAAMPPFGRLAAVILSSEHREAALAYGRQMMKAAPHEEGVRVLGPAEAPISVLRGRFRFRLLVMAPRSFSLSQWLRRWLAQSPKIAGSLRIQIDVDPVSFM, encoded by the coding sequence TTGTCGTCAAAACGCCAAATTGTGTCAGTTCTCGTCCCGGTTTATGTGGATAGTTGCTACAGCTATCGGGTTCCAATCGATTCGCCTTCTCTATTTGGTGATGAAACAGGGCGGGGATTTGATGGCGGACTTGAGCCTGGTCAGCTGGTCAGGGTTCCGCTGGGCCCGCGCTCCGTGCTTGGCGTGGTGTGGGATGATCCGAGTGAATTTTCCGATGAAGCAAGGCTCAAGGATATTCAGGAAGTTTACCACGGGGTGCGCCTGTCTGAGGATTTCCGCAAATTTATTGACTGGATTGCGCAATATACGCTGGCTCAGCGCGGTATGGTGCTGCGCATGGTGCTGCGCGGAGAAGATGCTCTGCTGCCGCCCAAACCGGTCGATGCGTTTCGGTTGACAGGGGAGGCACCAGAGCGGATGACCAAGGCGCGTGCGCGTGTGTTGGAAGCTATGGAAGGCGGGTTGGCTGAAACCAAGGCCGCCATCGCGGAGCGGGCTGGCGTCTCGTCATCGGTGGTCGATGGATTGGTCAAAGGTGGCACACTCACTCCATGCCAATTGCCTCCACCAGCCTTGATGGAGCCTCCGCAGGCCGATTTTGCACCGCCAGCCCTGTCTGATCTTCAGGCTGAGGCAGCCGAAGAGATTCGCAAGATTGTCGAGGCACAGGCCTTCGAGGGTGTGTTGCTGGACGGGGTGACCGGCTCAGGCAAGACTGAAGTCTATTTCGAGGCGGTGGCCGAAGCCCTGCGGCAGGGCAAACAGATCCTTATTCTCGTCCCTGAAATAGCTCTTACGGACGCCTTTTTGCGTCGCTTCGAGAGCCGATTCGGTGTGCGACCGGGGGAATGGCATTCCGGCCAGGCCCAGCGCTACAAGAATCTTGTCTGGCGCGGGGTGGCTACAGGTGACGTGCAAGTTGTGGTCGGGGCACGGTCTTCTCTTATGCTTCCTTTCCGCGATCTGGGGCTGATCGTGGTCGATGAAGAGCATGACGGTGCCTACAAGCAGGAAGACCGTGTTATCTATAACGCGCGGGACATGTCGGTGGTGCGCGGCCATCTTTCCGGCTTTCCCGTGATTCTAGCCAGCGCTACCCCTTCGGTAGAGAGCCGAAATAATGCCGATCAGGGGCGCTACAGGCATATCCGTCTACCAAGCCGTTATGGCGGGCAGTCCATGCCGGATATTTCCCTGATTGATATGCGCGCCAATCCGCCCGAGAAGGGCAGTTGGCTTTCGCCTGTACTCATAGACGCGGTCAACGAAACCATTGAAGCAGGGCAGCAGAGCCTGTTGTTCCTGAACCGGCGCGGCTATGCGCCGTTGACCCTTTGCCGGACCTGCGGGCATCGCTTCCAGTGTCCCAATTGTTCCACATGGCTTGTGGAGCATCGCTTTCGCAAGCAGCTTGTCTGTCATCATTGCGGGCATTCCGAACCAGTGCCGACTGTCTGTCCGAGCTGTGGAGACGAGCATAGTCTGGTGGCATGTGGCCCAGGCGTGGAGCGGATCGCCGAAGAAGCAGCGAGCCGTTGGTCGGATCACAAAATTGTTATACTTTCCAGCGATCTCATACACGGGGTGCAGCAATTACGGGCCGAGCTTGACCTGATCGCCTCAGGGGAGGCGGATATTGTGATTGGCACACAGCTGGTCGCCAAGGGACACAATTTTCCTGCCATGACGCTGGTCGGGGTGATTGATGCCGATCTGGGGCTCGCCCATGGAGATCTCAGGGCGGGTGAAAAGGTCTTCCAGACACTGGCACAAGTGACAGGGCGGGCTGGTCGCGTGCTGGGGCAGGGACGTGGTCTGCTGCAGAGCTATGTACCTGATCACCCTGTTATTGCTGCGCTTGCGAAAGGCGACAGGGAAGAGTTTTACACATATGAGTTGGACCAACGTCGCAAAGCGGCTATGCCGCCTTTCGGACGATTGGCTGCCGTGATTCTGTCTTCAGAGCATCGTGAGGCCGCTTTGGCCTATGGCCGGCAGATGATGAAGGCTGCTCCTCATGAGGAGGGCGTGCGGGTTCTAGGGCCTGCTGAAGCCCCGATTTCCGTGCTTCGCGGGCGTTTTCGCTTTAGACTTTTGGTGATGGCTCCGCGCTCCTTCTCGCTGTCGCAATGGCTGCGTCGCTGGCTCGCACAAAGCCCTAAAATCGCAGGATCTTTACGTATACAGATAGACGTAGATCCGGTTTCCTTCATGTAA
- the fsa gene encoding fructose-6-phosphate aldolase — translation MKFFVDTAETKDIRELASTGLIDGVTTNPSLIVKSGRDFKEVIAEICEITDGPVSAEVTALETTQMLAEAKELLKIANNIAIKVPLTIDGLKTCKALTDEGHMVNVTLCFSANQALLAAKAGATFISPFIGRLDDLNIDGMELIEDIRTIYDNYGFETEILAASIRNANHVKECALAGADVATIPPAVIKGLANHALTDKGIEAFMKDWATTGQSIL, via the coding sequence ATGAAATTCTTCGTCGATACTGCCGAAACAAAAGATATCCGCGAACTGGCGTCTACAGGCCTGATCGACGGTGTTACCACCAACCCATCCCTGATCGTGAAATCCGGGCGCGACTTCAAAGAAGTTATTGCTGAAATCTGCGAAATCACCGATGGTCCGGTTTCTGCCGAAGTCACCGCGCTTGAAACCACCCAGATGCTGGCAGAAGCCAAAGAACTTCTCAAGATCGCAAACAACATTGCCATCAAGGTTCCACTGACGATCGACGGCCTGAAAACCTGTAAGGCCCTGACCGACGAAGGCCACATGGTCAACGTAACCCTGTGCTTCTCTGCCAACCAGGCTCTTCTGGCTGCAAAAGCTGGTGCAACCTTTATTTCTCCGTTCATCGGTCGTCTGGATGATCTGAACATCGACGGCATGGAACTGATCGAAGATATCCGCACCATCTATGACAATTACGGCTTCGAAACCGAAATTCTGGCTGCGTCCATCCGCAATGCCAACCATGTCAAGGAATGTGCGCTTGCTGGTGCTGATGTGGCAACCATTCCACCAGCAGTGATCAAGGGTCTTGCAAACCATGCCCTGACCGACAAAGGCATCGAGGCCTTCATGAAAGACTGGGCAACCACCGGTCAGTCCATCCTGTAA
- a CDS encoding tyrosine recombinase XerC — protein MPGNQAKKQTRKQINSDAPLIIATPALREKQSRWLKSLEGERRLSAATLEAYDRDLDQFFAFLTRHMGEVSDLPHFPDLRPADIRAYMAERRRQGTGSRSLARGMAGIRSFVRYLEEQGLASSAPFNAIQTPKYSRSLPKPLSEEKASQLVDPRQSLSDEPWVTARDSAIMLLLYAVGLRISEALSLTPNSAPLPGQDAMTITGKGGKQRRLPVLPVVQSALQHYLSLCPFDLEPDEALFRGVRGGALNPRIVQKTIASMRGALGLPDSATPHALRHSFATHLLANGGDLRTIQELLGHASLSTTQAYTEVEMSELMQIYQKAHPRS, from the coding sequence ATGCCAGGCAATCAGGCCAAGAAGCAGACAAGAAAGCAGATCAACAGCGATGCACCGCTCATCATCGCAACGCCGGCCCTACGCGAAAAGCAAAGCCGCTGGCTCAAGAGTCTGGAAGGCGAACGCCGCCTCTCGGCCGCAACGCTGGAAGCCTATGATCGCGATCTTGACCAGTTTTTTGCATTCCTGACCCGCCATATGGGCGAAGTCTCGGACTTGCCGCATTTTCCCGACCTCAGACCGGCTGATATACGCGCCTATATGGCCGAGCGCCGCCGCCAGGGCACCGGCTCACGCTCTTTGGCGCGTGGCATGGCTGGCATCCGCTCTTTTGTCAGATATCTGGAAGAACAGGGCCTCGCCTCCAGCGCGCCATTCAACGCCATCCAGACGCCCAAATATTCCCGCTCACTGCCCAAGCCACTCAGCGAGGAAAAGGCGAGCCAGCTGGTCGATCCAAGACAGTCACTCTCCGATGAACCATGGGTAACAGCCCGCGACAGCGCCATCATGCTTCTGCTCTACGCCGTTGGCCTTCGCATATCCGAGGCTCTGTCGCTGACTCCAAACAGCGCCCCGCTGCCCGGACAGGACGCCATGACCATAACCGGCAAGGGCGGCAAGCAACGCAGACTTCCGGTGCTGCCCGTCGTGCAGTCGGCTCTGCAGCACTATCTCTCCCTTTGCCCCTTCGATCTGGAACCAGATGAAGCCCTATTCAGAGGCGTCCGCGGCGGCGCCCTTAATCCACGCATCGTGCAAAAGACGATCGCTTCCATGCGCGGAGCCCTCGGGCTGCCCGACAGCGCAACACCACATGCCCTGCGTCATTCTTTTGCCACCCACCTTCTGGCCAACGGTGGCGATTTGCGCACCATTCAGGAATTGCTTGGCCATGCCAGCCTTTCGACAACACAAGCCTATACTGAGGTGGAGATGTCTGAACTGATGCAGATCTATCAAAAAGCACATCCGCGCTCATAA
- the lpdA gene encoding dihydrolipoyl dehydrogenase, translating into MSYDMVVIGTGPGGYVCAIRAAQLGMKVAVVEKRSTHGGTCLNVGCIPSKALLHASELFEEAGHDFANMGIKVGKPSLDLKAMMGHKQAVIDGNVGGVDFLFKKNKIDVFHGAGKILAAGKVEVTPETGEAQTLEAKAIVIATGSDVAPLPGVEIDEKQVVSSTGALELDKVPGKLIVVGAGVIGLELGSVWRRLGSEVTVVEFLDRILPGMDGEVVKNAQRIFKKQGSDFKLGTKVTGVEKSKKGVKVTLEPAKGGDASELEADIVLVAIGRRPYTEGLGLEEAGVALDERGRVATDGHFKTNVDGIYAIGDVIAGPMLAHKAEDDGVALAETLAGQAGHVDYNLVPGVVYTMPEIAVIGKTEEQLKEAGIAYNVGKFPFTANGRAKAQRHTEGFVKILADKTSDKVLGVHMIGAGVGEMIHEASVLMAFSGSAEDLARTIHAHPTLSEAVKEAALAVDKRPIHM; encoded by the coding sequence ATGTCTTATGATATGGTCGTGATCGGTACCGGCCCTGGCGGATATGTTTGCGCGATTCGTGCCGCGCAGTTGGGCATGAAGGTGGCTGTGGTCGAAAAGCGCAGCACCCATGGTGGGACATGCCTGAATGTTGGCTGTATTCCTTCAAAAGCCCTGCTGCATGCCTCGGAACTGTTTGAGGAAGCTGGCCATGACTTTGCCAATATGGGCATCAAGGTCGGCAAGCCGTCTCTCGACCTGAAGGCCATGATGGGCCACAAGCAGGCCGTGATCGATGGCAATGTCGGCGGTGTCGACTTCCTGTTCAAGAAAAACAAGATCGATGTCTTTCATGGTGCAGGCAAGATCCTTGCTGCAGGCAAGGTGGAAGTCACGCCGGAAACCGGCGAGGCACAGACCCTTGAAGCCAAGGCAATCGTGATTGCGACCGGTTCGGATGTTGCGCCGTTGCCGGGCGTTGAAATTGACGAAAAGCAGGTTGTTTCTTCCACCGGTGCGCTGGAACTGGACAAGGTTCCGGGCAAGCTGATCGTGGTCGGGGCCGGTGTTATCGGTTTGGAACTTGGGTCCGTTTGGCGTCGTCTGGGCTCGGAAGTGACTGTGGTCGAGTTCCTTGATCGCATCCTGCCGGGTATGGATGGCGAAGTGGTCAAGAATGCTCAGCGCATCTTCAAGAAGCAGGGCTCCGACTTCAAACTGGGCACCAAGGTGACCGGCGTTGAAAAGAGCAAGAAAGGGGTCAAGGTGACCCTCGAGCCAGCCAAGGGCGGGGATGCATCCGAGCTGGAGGCTGACATCGTTCTGGTGGCAATCGGGCGGCGTCCTTATACCGAAGGTCTGGGCCTTGAAGAAGCCGGTGTTGCTCTGGATGAACGCGGTCGCGTGGCGACTGACGGGCATTTCAAGACCAATGTTGACGGCATCTATGCCATTGGTGATGTGATTGCCGGTCCTATGCTGGCGCACAAGGCTGAAGATGATGGCGTTGCGCTGGCTGAAACTCTGGCCGGGCAGGCCGGTCATGTGGATTATAACCTTGTTCCGGGCGTTGTTTACACGATGCCAGAAATTGCTGTTATCGGAAAGACGGAAGAACAGCTCAAGGAAGCCGGTATCGCCTATAATGTCGGCAAATTCCCCTTTACTGCCAATGGTCGCGCCAAGGCGCAGCGTCATACGGAAGGTTTCGTCAAGATCTTGGCTGACAAGACATCAGACAAGGTTTTGGGCGTGCATATGATCGGCGCCGGTGTCGGTGAAATGATCCATGAAGCCTCTGTTCTGATGGCCTTTTCGGGTTCGGCTGAGGATCTGGCCCGCACCATTCATGCGCATCCGACCCTTTCCGAAGCGGTCAAGGAAGCCGCATTGGCGGTCGATAAACGTCCGATCCATATGTGA